ACATCAAATTTCCTTATTGAAATTTCCAATCCTCAGGAGGAAAGCTTGCAGAGGCTACAGAAACGTATAGATGTTCCATATGATAGTTCTATAGTTCAGCACCAGGTATTGATTTTATCAATATTTTTCAAGTCTACATTAGCAATATGGCAACAATTGTGATGTATATATCAAAGACTTCAACCTATGTACCCAGCTGTATGTCCTGACCATGGCTTATTACTGTATGTGTAGTCTTCCATGTCTTAAGACTGTAATTTACATATTTAGGATGCACTTAGGGCTTTATGGAATGCTGCATTTCCTGAAGAAAAACTCCATGGCTTGATATCTGAGCAGTGGAAGGAAATGGGATGGCAAGGCAAGGATCCATCAACATATTTAGGTAGATATTGTCCTCATGGTTTTTCACTGCCAAATCTTTTCTTCATTCTTACTAATTGCTTCTAATGATTTCTATTTGGATATATTTGGCAGGGGTGGTGGTTTTATATCATTGGAGAACTTTCTGTTCTTTTCTAGGAATTTCCCGGTATGATTTGTTCATTGATTAGTTTACTCCTATCTAACATAGTTTAAAATGGAAATAGGCAATTGTATTAGTTTTCTTCCCAAATAAGGGGCCATTTAGATTCTAACATTAAAAAGACTTCTATAGATGGAGATGGGGATGGATCCTCTATGTGAGATTTTCACTGGACACCTCGCCCCCTTATGGACAATTCAAATTTGTCACCCTTATGCACAATTAAAGTTTTAAAACTttgattttttaagaaaatatgttAGGATTAAGTATGAAACCAAATTCTGCTTGATCTTTATCCTCTTCTGTATTGGTTTGTTAGAATTTTTTGTGTGCTGAATCCATTTGTGTTAATAATTGTCATGCAAAAACACCCTTTGTTTTAGTGACCGCTAATTTACCTTTGTTCTTTTTTATTAGAATCTATATACCTACACTGTGATGTGCAAAAATCCACTTTTGTTGAACCCATCTATTTATGGTTTATGGTGTGCAAAAAATATGCTTTATGCTTATCAGAATGTTGTTTGTAAATTTTAAATACGGGTTCTCTCTTTATGAGACTAATAAATCTGGTGATTAAATCTTTTGCAGGaattgaaggagaagaagaaattaGCATCAGCAAGAAGTAGCATGTTGAATTGAAGGAGATGGAACTAGCATCacaagaaggaattgaaggaggatTAGAAATTAGTATCAGCAAGAAGTAGCATGTGGAATTGAAGGAGATGGAAGTAGCATCACAAGAAGAAATTGAGCAGTTTTCGTTTGAGAGAGAatggaaaaaatgaagaaatgtGAGCCAAGTATATATTTGTACTCATTTATCTTTATGTAAAAAACACAATTAATTAATCATTTTTTCCCTTATTTTGTATTAAAATCCCAATATATGTACTTTGgagcatttttttttccaactccCACAAACGGTTGCttgattttaaataaaaatgta
This portion of the Lotus japonicus ecotype B-129 chromosome 3, LjGifu_v1.2 genome encodes:
- the LOC130745458 gene encoding uncharacterized protein LOC130745458 isoform X3 codes for the protein MLEESLQRLQKRIDVPYDSSIVQHQDALRALWNAAFPEEKLHGLISEQWKEMGWQGKDPSTYLGVVVLYHWRTFCSFLGISRN
- the LOC130745458 gene encoding uncharacterized protein LOC130745458 isoform X1; this encodes MFWVPRNLSSISNSGAPSINHYFYNYATSNFLIEISNPQEESLQRLQKRIDVPYDSSIVQHQDALRALWNAAFPEEKLHGLISEQWKEMGWQGKDPSTYLGVVVLYHWRTFCSFLGISRN
- the LOC130745458 gene encoding uncharacterized protein LOC130745458 isoform X2 is translated as MNAGECPYNTETFFLERFLQEESLQRLQKRIDVPYDSSIVQHQDALRALWNAAFPEEKLHGLISEQWKEMGWQGKDPSTYLGVVVLYHWRTFCSFLGISRN